A region from the Rosa rugosa chromosome 6, drRosRugo1.1, whole genome shotgun sequence genome encodes:
- the LOC133713727 gene encoding LOB domain-containing protein 24-like — MVNGRCAACKYLRRRCPSDCVFAPYFPSNNPQRFDSVHRIYGASNVAKMLEPLSPYFRAQAAETLCYEAESRIQDPVYGCAAIIFQLQQQIYNTESELAKTRAEIAVIRSNGKGKEPEVQPSTDQVHDGKLFLYVELYKNWLLK, encoded by the exons ATGGTTAATGGTCGGTGCGCTGCTTGCAAGTATCTGAGAAGGAGATGTCCTTCAGATTGCGTATTCGCTCCCTATTTTCCCTCCAACAATCCTCAAAGATTTGATTCTGTTCATAGAATCTATGGTGCCAGCAATGTTGCCAAAATGCTCGAG CCACTGTCACCATATTTTCGAGCTCAAGCCGCCGAGACTTTATGTTATGAGGCTGAAAGTAGAATACAAGATCCTGTGTATGGCTGCGCTGCGATTATTTTCCAATTACAGCAGCAAATATATAACACAGAATCTGAATTAGCCAAAACACGTGCTGAGATTGCAGTTATTAGATCtaatggaaaaggaaaagaaccaGAGGTTCAGCCAAGTACCGATCAAGTTCATGATGGTAAGCTGTTTCTGTACGTTGAATTATACAAAAACTGGCTGCTAAAATGA